In the genome of Verrucomicrobiota bacterium, the window GAGGTCCTCCGGCCGCTGAGACGGCCGCCTGCAAGTTCATGCCTGGGAAATACTTGACCGGTCCTTCCCGAACGGCTCGGCCACTCACCGTGACCATCCGGTCCACCTCTTGGCCGTCGGCGTTGATGGTGAAGGTGCCGGTGGTGTAGATCTCGGCGCTGCGGTAGGCGGCCTGAATCGCTTGGGCCACCTGCACTTCGGTCCGGCCCGAAGCCCGAATGGCCCGGCCTTCGAGATAGGGAAGCCCTTGCAGCATTCCGCTGTTGTCGATCCGATAGGAGCCATTGAGCATCTCCATTTCCGCTTGGGGAAGACCGCGGGCGATTAGGAGGATGTTGTCTCCGGCACGAAGGGTCGCTTGAGAGAATCCGATCTGGAGTCCCCCTAGGCTGAGGAAGAGGACAAAAAAGGCTGTTTTCATGGCTTATTCGGTGAGCGATTTAAAGAAAAGGATGAATCTCAATAAGCGTCTTCGTCGACTGAGATTTCTTCAACTTGTTGACCGGCGCGTTTCTCTTCGGCCTTCTCCTTGGAGCGGCTGGGACGGTTTTCCGCACTCGTCGGAGCGTAGTAGGTGTAGTAACTGGTGTAGTATTGGTATTGGCTATCGCTTCGGATATCCACGTTGTTCAGGACCACACCGAGAAGGGTGCCGCCGACGTTTTCGACCGCCTTTTTGACCCGTTGCAGCATGGTTCGAGGCAGCTTGCGGTGTTGGATGACCACCATCGTGAGGTCGACCTCGCTCGCGAGCACCGAGGCATCGGAAACCCCCAAGATGGGAGGCGAGTCCACCAAGACGAGATCGAACCTCTGTTTCACATCGGTGATCAGCTCGCTCATACGGCGGCTATTCAAGATTCCCGCCGCATCGGCCGGGAGAATCCCGCTCGGCATGAAGTAGAGATTGTCGATGGGCGTCTGGAGAATGACGTCCTCCAACATGAGTTCAGTCGTGAGGTAATTGGTCAGTCCGACCGCATTGTTGATTTCAAAAAAGGTGTGCAGCTTGGGGCGGCGTAAATCGCCATCGATCATCAAGGTATTGTAACCTCCCTGAGCACAGACGTAGGCGAGGTTGACCAAGGTGGTGGATTTGCCTTCGCCGGCCCCGCCCGAGACCACCGTGATGGAGTTGGCATCGGCGCTTTTGCGATTGAACTCGATGTTGGTCCGGAGGATTCGGTAGGCCTCTGCATCCGGGCTGAGACCACTCTGCTTGTGGAGAACGCCCACGTCTTTCGGAATGACGGCCAGGACGGGGACTTCGAGATACTTCTCGACGTCCTCCAGGCTTTTGACAGAGGTGTCCATGTATTCCAGGAAGAAAGCGATCCCCAACCCAAAGACCATCCCCACGACCGCGCCCAGCACCAAGTTGAGCGCCACATTAGGGGTGGAGGGGTTGACGGCCGGTTCCGCCCGTTCGTGGAACACGACGGGAACTTTTGGCATGCGGAGGTCGATTTTTTTGGCGTTCGATTCGAAGGTCATCTTTTGAAGGATGTCCTTCTGGTTTTCGAACTCCCGTTTGGCATCGGTGTAGGAAATGGTGGTGACCCGCTCTGCGAGCACCTCCTCCTCTCGTCGGTCATGCGAGTCCTCGAGCTTGGCGAAATTTTCTTGGGCAATTTCGAGCTGCGTTTGTAGGTTTTTCTTCACGCTGTCGACTCCCTCCGAGAGGAGATCACGGGTCGTCGCCAACTGCCTGCGAATGCCTTGGACGGTGGGGTGGCGGCGCCCCAAGCCCACTTCGAGGGCCTCCTGCTCGGCTAGGATGAGCTGCTGGTATTCGGGGAAGAGGCGCCGAATGGTGTCGTCCTGGATGTCCAAGGAGGCGGCCGAACGGATCAGTTCCTCCCCTTCCAGATTCGAGAGCGTGTTGATCTGAGTGGTGATCTCATTGATGAGGTCTTCTTTGTCTTGGAGGTTGCGCAGAGACTGTTGGAAGGTGCTTTGTTTTCCGGAAATGGGCTCTCCATCGCTCATCATGGGGTTGCCCGCGCTCAAATCGACGATGCGGTAATCCTTCATGATGGAGTGCATCTTGATGCGCGCGGCCGCCACCTTTTCCTCCTGCTGACGAAGTTGGTCATCAAGCGCTTCCACCGCCGCCTTCATCCGTTTGGTCTCTCCCTCCAAACGGCGCTCCTTGTAGGTCTCGCCGATGGCGTTCGCAATCCGACTGGCCATCCCTCGGTCCGTGTCGAGATACTCGATCTCGATGAGATCGGTCCCACGGATTGGCTCCGTGCTGAGGTTTTTGCGTAGGACCCCAAAGGCAGCGGTAGCGTTTGGCAGATCCCACTCCTCCGCCAGATTGAGTTGGTCCACCACCTTATACAAAGTCATCTTAGAAGAGATGATCTCGAATTGGGTTTCCAGAAACTGCCGGGACGCAAAGACCTGGTTGCTGACCTGGTTGGGGTCGATGACCGACATTTCAGAGATCGGTTGTTCGATCTCCAACACCACTCGGCCCGGGAACTTTTCCGGGAGAATGTGGGTGATGACGGCCGCCGTCATGAAGACCAAAAGGAAGGTCAGCAGAATGACGCCGTAGCGATTTTTGATCACTTGCCAGTATTCGACGGCCTGAAGGTTGTTATCTGAATTGCCGTTCTGTCCTTTGTTCATATCAAAGAGAGGTGGAAGGGTGGTCTTTCGAAAAGGAAGGCGTTGCCCGAGACAAAAAAGGCTCCCGAAGTTGAGAAACTCCGGGAGCCCTTGTATTCAAAGTATTTTGCTTAGAATTGAGCGGAGAAGCCGACAGCGAAGCGATTCCTCTCGAAGTCGCGGAAATTCCGTGAGCTATCGATCAAGTTAAAGTAGTAGGTAGCGTCGACCGACCAGTTCGGATTGATGGCATAGGTGATCCCTGAACCGAAAATGAATCCGCTTTCGTCGGACTCCACAGCCCCTGCCACTCCGTCTTGGAAGTCAGAGAATCGGTAAACGATGTTCGCGAAGGTGGTGACCCGATCGGAAATGGCGTAGGAAGTGCGGAGGTTGGTCCGGAAAGTGTAGTTATTGGTCCCAGCGGCTTCAGAATCCTCAAGTGCCAAACGATTCAACCACGAGACCGACCACGCTTCGGTCAAGCTGTGGGTCAGGCC includes:
- a CDS encoding polysaccharide biosynthesis tyrosine autokinase; its protein translation is MNKGQNGNSDNNLQAVEYWQVIKNRYGVILLTFLLVFMTAAVITHILPEKFPGRVVLEIEQPISEMSVIDPNQVSNQVFASRQFLETQFEIISSKMTLYKVVDQLNLAEEWDLPNATAAFGVLRKNLSTEPIRGTDLIEIEYLDTDRGMASRIANAIGETYKERRLEGETKRMKAAVEALDDQLRQQEEKVAAARIKMHSIMKDYRIVDLSAGNPMMSDGEPISGKQSTFQQSLRNLQDKEDLINEITTQINTLSNLEGEELIRSAASLDIQDDTIRRLFPEYQQLILAEQEALEVGLGRRHPTVQGIRRQLATTRDLLSEGVDSVKKNLQTQLEIAQENFAKLEDSHDRREEEVLAERVTTISYTDAKREFENQKDILQKMTFESNAKKIDLRMPKVPVVFHERAEPAVNPSTPNVALNLVLGAVVGMVFGLGIAFFLEYMDTSVKSLEDVEKYLEVPVLAVIPKDVGVLHKQSGLSPDAEAYRILRTNIEFNRKSADANSITVVSGGAGEGKSTTLVNLAYVCAQGGYNTLMIDGDLRRPKLHTFFEINNAVGLTNYLTTELMLEDVILQTPIDNLYFMPSGILPADAAGILNSRRMSELITDVKQRFDLVLVDSPPILGVSDASVLASEVDLTMVVIQHRKLPRTMLQRVKKAVENVGGTLLGVVLNNVDIRSDSQYQYYTSYYTYYAPTSAENRPSRSKEKAEEKRAGQQVEEISVDEDAY